The following are encoded in a window of Pseudomonas multiresinivorans genomic DNA:
- a CDS encoding DUF6231 family protein, with product MISTRTPQQALAALLDRYAPQRLLLVGASQIPAVDAFLAAHPDCELFHADAGALPTELAAQRYDLALLADCLEHLPRREAQQLVGGIRNLNSSRVAVLVDLDAAQAQDADFYALAMQASERFQRDAQVITLFTYDLHEYKQVPDWLNAKFWANPENFGKYWW from the coding sequence ATGATTTCGACACGCACGCCGCAACAAGCCCTCGCCGCCCTGCTCGACCGCTACGCACCTCAGCGTTTGCTGCTGGTGGGCGCCAGCCAGATCCCGGCCGTGGATGCCTTCCTCGCGGCGCATCCGGATTGCGAGCTGTTCCACGCCGATGCCGGCGCATTGCCAACGGAGCTGGCCGCTCAGCGCTACGACCTGGCGTTGCTGGCCGACTGCCTGGAGCACCTGCCGCGCCGCGAGGCACAGCAACTGGTGGGCGGCATCCGCAACCTCAACAGCAGCCGCGTGGCCGTACTGGTCGACCTCGACGCCGCCCAGGCACAGGATGCGGACTTCTACGCCCTGGCCATGCAGGCCAGCGAGCGCTTCCAGCGCGATGCCCAGGTGATCACCCTGTTCACCTACGATCTGCACGAATACAAACAGGTCCCGGACTGGCTCAACGCGAAGTTCTGGGCCAATCCGGAGAATTTTGGGAAGTACTGGTGGTGA
- a CDS encoding CopD family protein, with product MTPFAFVYALHLLAALVWVGGMFFAWMVLRPAAVAALEAPARLKLWLEVFPRFFRWVWAAVILLPVTGVGMLHLSFNGMAGAPRYVQVMMGLYVAMLALFLRIQALQLPELRRAVGAEDWPAGGAALGKIRKTVGLNLLIGMALVAFVAARPHW from the coding sequence ATGACACCCTTTGCCTTCGTCTATGCCCTGCACCTCCTGGCCGCCCTGGTCTGGGTCGGCGGCATGTTCTTCGCCTGGATGGTGCTGCGCCCGGCCGCCGTCGCCGCGCTGGAGGCACCGGCCCGGCTGAAGCTGTGGCTGGAGGTATTCCCGCGCTTCTTCCGCTGGGTGTGGGCGGCGGTGATCCTGCTGCCGGTGACCGGCGTGGGCATGCTGCACCTGAGCTTCAACGGCATGGCCGGCGCGCCGCGCTACGTGCAGGTGATGATGGGGTTGTATGTCGCGATGCTCGCGCTGTTCCTGCGCATCCAGGCGCTGCAACTGCCGGAACTGCGCCGCGCAGTGGGCGCCGAGGACTGGCCGGCCGGTGGCGCCGCGCTGGGCAAGATCCGCAAGACCGTGGGCCTGAACCTGCTGATCGGCATGGCGCTGGTGGCCTTCGTCGCAGCACGCCCGCACTGGTAA
- a CDS encoding YchJ family protein, whose product MIEPTCPCGSGRPLPDCCGRFHAGVAAPTAEALMRSRYSAYALGLVDYLRDTTLPAQQQGLDLEAIRTWSLGSTWLGLEVVNHEVLGGQPEHARVTFIARWHDAGGEHSHRECSGFVQRDGRWYFLDPTVPMKLGRNDPCPCGAGGKLKKCCGPWIE is encoded by the coding sequence ATGATCGAACCGACCTGCCCCTGCGGCAGCGGCCGTCCATTACCGGACTGCTGCGGGCGCTTCCATGCCGGCGTCGCGGCCCCCACCGCAGAGGCACTGATGCGCTCGCGCTACAGTGCCTACGCGCTGGGCCTGGTGGATTACCTGCGCGACACGACGCTGCCGGCCCAGCAGCAGGGGCTGGACCTGGAGGCCATCCGTACCTGGAGCCTGGGCAGCACCTGGCTGGGTTTGGAAGTGGTCAATCACGAAGTGCTCGGCGGCCAGCCGGAGCACGCCCGGGTGACCTTCATCGCGCGCTGGCACGACGCTGGCGGCGAGCACAGCCACCGCGAATGCTCGGGATTCGTCCAGCGCGACGGCCGCTGGTACTTCCTCGACCCCACCGTGCCGATGAAGCTGGGGCGCAACGACCCCTGCCCCTGCGGCGCCGGCGGCAAGCTGAAGAAATGCTGCGGGCCCTGGATTGAGTAG
- a CDS encoding DUF1145 domain-containing protein has protein sequence MKALLGLGKLIALLFWLAVLANLIQPFAHPFALLLNAAGALILLIHILEVLALRKRLQGRPHPGMDRLQILLFGVFHFATLPQPAVEQPAPAKVEGDTHA, from the coding sequence ATGAAAGCGTTGTTGGGGCTGGGCAAGCTGATTGCCCTGTTGTTCTGGCTGGCGGTGCTGGCCAACCTGATCCAACCCTTCGCACATCCCTTCGCCCTGCTGCTCAATGCGGCGGGAGCGCTGATCCTGCTGATTCACATCCTCGAGGTCCTGGCGCTGCGCAAGCGCCTGCAGGGGCGCCCGCATCCGGGCATGGATCGCCTGCAGATACTGCTGTTCGGCGTCTTCCATTTCGCGACCCTGCCGCAGCCGGCAGTGGAGCAACCGGCACCCGCAAAAGTAGAAGGAGATACCCATGCGTAA
- a CDS encoding LEA type 2 family protein — MNYQAQMIRILSLCWLFSLVSGCGWMTGNFEQPDVKLQKVDVVKARLLEQEFVLHFRIDNPNDFSLPVRGLAYKVKLNDIDLAEGESNNWFTVPANGHETFEVPVTTNLWRHMKYIVKLLEDPDKPIRYRLDGEVKTGLLFGQSVHIARNGEIIPGDFIPE, encoded by the coding sequence ATGAATTATCAGGCGCAAATGATAAGAATTCTCAGCCTGTGCTGGCTGTTCAGCCTTGTTTCGGGCTGCGGCTGGATGACAGGTAATTTCGAGCAACCCGACGTGAAGCTGCAGAAAGTCGACGTCGTGAAAGCTCGTTTGCTGGAGCAGGAGTTCGTCCTGCATTTCCGCATCGACAACCCGAATGATTTCAGCCTCCCGGTTCGCGGCCTGGCCTACAAGGTCAAGCTGAACGATATCGACCTGGCCGAAGGCGAGTCGAATAACTGGTTCACAGTGCCGGCCAACGGCCACGAAACCTTCGAAGTCCCGGTGACCACCAACCTCTGGCGGCACATGAAGTACATCGTCAAGCTGCTGGAAGACCCGGACAAGCCCATCCGCTACCGCCTCGACGGCGAAGTGAAGACCGGCCTGCTGTTCGGACAGAGCGTGCACATCGCGCGCAATGGCGAGATAATTCCCGGCGATTTCATCCCCGAGTGA
- a CDS encoding SEC-C metal-binding domain-containing protein: MSQEPHVHGPNCNHDHDHDHHHDHGHVHGPHCNHSHEPARNPLKDVGRNDPCPCGSGSKYKKCHGA; this comes from the coding sequence ATGAGCCAGGAACCCCACGTACACGGTCCGAACTGCAACCACGACCACGATCATGACCACCACCATGACCATGGCCACGTGCACGGCCCGCACTGCAACCACAGCCACGAGCCTGCGCGTAACCCGCTCAAGGATGTGGGCCGCAACGATCCGTGCCCCTGCGGCAGCGGCAGCAAGTACAAGAAGTGCCACGGCGCCTGA
- a CDS encoding collagen-like protein: MRKSLLGLALFAPLACSAAGTVSVEANTVLRLPVKGDSLSLDRISVGPEGALLIPSRVKELKIGELDLAKNARIGVFPGNDALQIEVQHGSLADGSVIAAQGSSGSFEKPASGGRNLVLRLQDVAVENLLIDVRGGVGAPGYDGLEGGSAQTSGCLWGSGKSAGDGQNGADGQAGAPGGVVRLEVPEQFDVAKVKVRLEGGAGGAGGKPGKAGPRSSEKGCWFYSVAGEKPGAEGKGGAEGAKGSEGRLDVKRF; the protein is encoded by the coding sequence ATGCGTAAGTCGCTGCTGGGCCTGGCGCTGTTCGCCCCACTGGCCTGTTCGGCTGCCGGCACCGTCTCGGTGGAAGCCAACACCGTGCTGCGTCTGCCGGTGAAGGGCGACAGCCTGAGTCTGGACCGCATCAGCGTCGGCCCGGAGGGCGCGCTGCTGATTCCGTCGCGGGTCAAGGAGCTGAAGATCGGCGAGCTGGACCTGGCGAAGAACGCGCGGATCGGCGTCTTTCCTGGCAATGATGCGCTGCAGATCGAGGTGCAGCACGGCAGCCTCGCGGACGGCAGCGTGATTGCCGCGCAAGGCAGTTCCGGCAGCTTCGAGAAGCCCGCCAGCGGCGGCCGCAATCTGGTGCTGCGGCTGCAGGATGTGGCGGTGGAAAACCTGCTGATCGATGTCCGCGGCGGCGTCGGCGCGCCGGGCTATGACGGTCTGGAAGGCGGCAGCGCGCAGACTTCCGGCTGCCTGTGGGGCAGCGGCAAATCCGCCGGTGACGGGCAGAATGGCGCCGATGGCCAGGCTGGCGCACCTGGCGGCGTGGTACGCCTGGAAGTGCCGGAGCAGTTCGACGTCGCGAAGGTCAAGGTACGTCTGGAAGGCGGTGCGGGCGGTGCGGGCGGCAAGCCCGGCAAGGCTGGGCCGCGCAGCAGCGAGAAGGGCTGCTGGTTCTATTCGGTGGCGGGCGAGAAGCCCGGCGCGGAAGGCAAGGGCGGTGCGGAAGGGGCGAAGGGCAGCGAAGGCCGCCTGGACGTGAAACGCTTCTGA
- a CDS encoding penicillin acylase family protein, producing the protein MAPRAFRRLPSFGLAATVTAAVSLTGCQGWLNDRYSDSLPPSYGVQPIKGLADNVSIRRNSLGMPLIETSTFHDALFTLGYVHASDRISQMVGLRLMAQGRLSEMVGPGALETDRFMRTVNLKKAADALYAGASPRLKRFFETYARGVNAYLYRYRDKLPMDLAESGYRPEYWKPEDSALVFSLLNFGLAVNLQEEIASLVLAQKVGADKLPWLTPIYPDEALPFEEADKLKGLRLDGRIAGLDALDRAAGQVAALQMMGVAASNNWAIAPQRTRSGKSILANDTHLPLSMPSVWNYVQIRSPKYNAAGVSIAGVPGVVAGFNGKLAWGMTMVMGDNQDLFLEQVKRQGSKLYYLADGQWKPAIERNETFFIKGQSPIREVIYETRHGPLLNSALGERKHDLQPLPLSSGYGIAYQSIQGETDRTLDAFFDLSRAKNVEQAFDATSDVRAMALNIVFADEKHIGWQVTGRFPNRKEGRGLLPSPGWDGRYDWDGYADPILHPSDQDPQQGWLGTANHRSVQPGYGAQLSSSWYYPERYERIAQLAGGSKSHDYRSMIAMQYDQTTPFAGKLQAMFDAPGMAQPLKKAIDALPADQRARAREALDRIMAFDGKLSATSGDAALYEAFLQESSKQIFLDELGPEDSPSWEAFVETANLSYSAQADHLLGRDDSPFWDDTRTPQKEDKPAILARSLAAATAFCEQKLGSDRHAWQWGKLHTYEWVSDSTKMAPNLSAGERASLSAIKGYLDRGPYPAGGDHSTLNVSAYHWGQDFNTWLIPAMRLVVDFGQSEPMIGLNSSGQSGNPASPHYADGIDAWLKGNYMSFPFQSQNLEKVYGVKRLTLVPEK; encoded by the coding sequence ATGGCCCCGCGTGCCTTCCGCCGGCTTCCCAGCTTCGGCCTTGCCGCCACCGTCACTGCCGCTGTCAGCCTTACCGGCTGCCAGGGCTGGCTGAATGACCGCTATTCCGACAGCCTGCCACCCAGCTATGGCGTGCAGCCGATCAAGGGCCTGGCTGACAACGTGTCGATCCGCCGCAACAGCCTGGGCATGCCGCTGATCGAGACCAGCACCTTCCACGACGCGCTGTTCACCCTCGGTTACGTGCACGCCAGCGACCGCATCAGCCAGATGGTCGGCCTGCGCCTGATGGCCCAGGGTCGCCTGTCGGAAATGGTCGGCCCCGGTGCCCTGGAAACCGACCGCTTCATGCGCACGGTGAACCTGAAGAAGGCGGCGGACGCCCTCTACGCCGGTGCCTCGCCGCGCCTCAAGCGCTTCTTCGAGACTTACGCGCGCGGCGTCAACGCCTACCTGTACCGCTACCGCGACAAGCTGCCGATGGACCTTGCCGAGTCCGGCTATCGCCCCGAGTACTGGAAGCCGGAAGACTCCGCACTGGTCTTCAGCCTGCTGAACTTCGGCCTGGCGGTGAACCTGCAGGAAGAAATCGCCTCTCTGGTGCTCGCGCAGAAAGTCGGTGCCGACAAGCTGCCCTGGCTGACGCCGATCTACCCGGACGAAGCGCTGCCCTTCGAGGAAGCGGACAAACTCAAGGGCCTGCGCCTGGACGGCAGGATCGCCGGCCTCGACGCCCTGGATCGCGCCGCAGGCCAGGTCGCCGCCCTGCAGATGATGGGCGTCGCCGCCTCCAACAACTGGGCCATCGCCCCGCAGCGCACGCGCAGCGGCAAGAGCATCCTGGCCAACGATACCCACCTGCCGCTGTCCATGCCCTCGGTGTGGAACTATGTGCAGATCCGCTCGCCGAAATACAACGCCGCGGGCGTCTCCATCGCCGGCGTGCCGGGCGTGGTCGCCGGTTTCAACGGCAAGCTGGCCTGGGGCATGACCATGGTCATGGGCGACAACCAGGACCTCTTCCTCGAACAGGTGAAGCGCCAGGGCAGCAAGCTCTACTACCTCGCCGATGGCCAGTGGAAACCGGCGATCGAGCGCAATGAAACCTTCTTCATCAAGGGCCAGAGCCCGATCCGCGAAGTCATCTACGAGACCCGCCACGGCCCGTTGCTCAACAGCGCCCTGGGCGAACGCAAGCACGACCTGCAACCGCTGCCGCTGTCCAGCGGCTACGGCATCGCCTACCAGAGCATCCAGGGCGAGACCGACCGCACCCTCGACGCCTTCTTCGACCTGTCCCGCGCGAAGAACGTCGAGCAGGCCTTCGACGCCACCAGCGACGTGCGCGCCATGGCACTGAACATCGTGTTCGCCGACGAGAAACACATCGGCTGGCAGGTCACCGGGCGCTTCCCCAACCGCAAGGAAGGCCGCGGCCTGCTGCCTTCGCCCGGCTGGGACGGCCGCTACGACTGGGACGGCTACGCCGATCCGATCCTGCACCCGTCCGACCAGGACCCGCAGCAAGGCTGGCTGGGCACCGCCAATCACCGCAGCGTGCAGCCGGGCTACGGCGCGCAGCTGTCCAGTTCCTGGTACTACCCGGAGCGCTACGAGCGCATCGCCCAGCTCGCTGGCGGCAGCAAGAGCCACGACTACCGCAGCATGATCGCCATGCAGTACGACCAGACCACGCCCTTCGCCGGCAAGCTGCAGGCCATGTTCGATGCACCGGGCATGGCGCAGCCGCTGAAGAAAGCCATCGACGCCCTGCCCGCCGACCAGCGTGCCCGCGCCCGCGAAGCGCTGGACCGGATCATGGCGTTCGACGGCAAGCTCTCGGCCACCTCCGGCGACGCCGCCCTGTACGAGGCCTTCCTGCAGGAGAGCAGCAAACAGATCTTCCTCGACGAGCTGGGTCCGGAAGACAGCCCGTCCTGGGAAGCCTTCGTCGAGACCGCCAACCTCTCCTATTCGGCCCAGGCCGACCACCTGCTGGGGCGCGACGACAGCCCGTTCTGGGATGACACCCGCACCCCGCAGAAGGAAGACAAGCCGGCGATCCTCGCCCGCAGCCTGGCCGCCGCCACCGCCTTCTGCGAGCAGAAACTGGGCAGCGACCGCCACGCCTGGCAGTGGGGCAAGCTGCATACCTACGAGTGGGTCAGCGACAGCACCAAGATGGCGCCCAACCTCAGTGCCGGCGAGCGCGCCAGCCTGAGCGCGATCAAGGGCTACCTGGATCGCGGCCCCTACCCGGCCGGCGGCGACCACAGCACGCTGAACGTCTCGGCCTACCACTGGGGACAGGACTTCAACACCTGGCTGATCCCGGCCATGCGCCTGGTCGTCGATTTCGGCCAGAGCGAGCCGATGATCGGCCTCAACAGCAGCGGCCAGTCCGGCAACCCGGCCAGCCCGCACTACGCAGACGGCATCGACGCCTGGCTGAAGGGCAACTATATGAGCTTCCCCTTCCAGTCGCAGAACCTGGAGAAGGTCTACGGCGTGAAGCGCCTGACGCTGGTGCCCGAAAAGTGA
- the dinG gene encoding ATP-dependent DNA helicase DinG, with the protein MLSTELKATIQGAYSRFLEAKELKPRYGQRLMIAEVAKVLGTIASDEEGHRLGDAAVVAVEAGTGTGKTVAYSLAAIACAKAAGKRLVVATATVALQEQIVHKDLPDLLRNSGLSFSFALAKGRGRYMCLSKLDHLLQEGQAQSATAQLFEEEGFRIDVDETSSKLFNQMIERLAGNRWDGDRDSWPEAIEDAQWAQVTTDHSQCTNRHCPNFQQCAFYKAREGMTKVDVIVTNHDLVLADLALGGGAILPDPRDTIYVFDEGHHLPDKAIGHFAHFTRLRATADWLGQVEKNLTKLLAQNPLPGDLGRLIEQVPELARELRTHQQFMFTACEEVGDFRAGEDMEGRERPRHRFEGGVIPEHIREMGIELKKGFSKLTDLFTRLTELLKEAMDGEGSVGIASHQAEEWYPLFGSLLSRAQGNWELWTAFTSEDPEDSPPMARWLTLAESGTFYDIEANASPILAAETLRRNLWNVAYGVLVTSATLTALGTFDRYRMRAGLPRAAVTAVVPSPFHHADAGVLRVPDLKADPRDAAAHTAAIIRELPEIVEGSRGSLILFSSRKQMQEVFDGLDRDWRKRVLIQGNLSKQETLNKHRSRVDDGEPSVLFGLASFSEGVDLPGAYCEHVVIAKIPFAVPDDPVEAALSEWIEARGGNPFMEIAVPDASLRLVQACGRLLRTEQDRGTITLLDRRVVTQRYGKAILNALPPFRREIA; encoded by the coding sequence ATGCTCAGCACCGAACTCAAGGCCACGATCCAGGGCGCCTACTCGCGCTTCCTCGAGGCCAAGGAACTCAAGCCGCGCTACGGCCAGCGCCTGATGATCGCCGAAGTCGCCAAAGTCCTGGGGACCATTGCCAGCGACGAGGAAGGCCATCGCCTGGGCGATGCCGCCGTGGTCGCCGTGGAAGCCGGCACCGGCACCGGCAAGACCGTCGCCTACAGCCTTGCCGCCATCGCCTGCGCCAAGGCCGCCGGCAAGCGCCTGGTGGTCGCCACCGCCACCGTCGCTCTGCAGGAGCAGATCGTCCACAAGGACCTGCCCGACCTGCTGCGCAACTCCGGCCTGTCGTTCAGCTTCGCCCTGGCCAAGGGGCGCGGGCGCTACATGTGCCTGTCCAAGCTCGACCACCTGCTGCAGGAAGGCCAGGCGCAGAGCGCCACCGCCCAGCTGTTCGAGGAGGAAGGCTTCCGCATCGACGTGGACGAGACCTCCAGCAAGCTGTTCAACCAGATGATCGAGCGCCTGGCCGGCAACCGCTGGGACGGCGACCGCGACTCCTGGCCCGAGGCCATTGAGGACGCACAGTGGGCGCAGGTCACCACCGACCACAGCCAGTGCACCAACCGCCATTGCCCGAACTTCCAGCAGTGCGCCTTCTACAAGGCGCGCGAAGGCATGACCAAGGTCGACGTGATCGTCACCAACCATGACCTGGTGCTGGCCGACCTGGCACTGGGCGGCGGGGCGATCCTGCCGGACCCGCGCGACACCATTTACGTGTTCGACGAAGGCCATCACCTGCCGGACAAGGCCATCGGCCACTTCGCCCACTTCACCCGCCTGCGCGCCACCGCCGATTGGCTGGGCCAGGTGGAGAAGAACCTGACCAAGCTGCTGGCGCAGAATCCGCTGCCGGGCGACCTCGGCCGCCTGATCGAGCAGGTGCCGGAGCTGGCCCGCGAGCTGCGCACGCACCAGCAGTTCATGTTTACTGCCTGCGAAGAGGTCGGCGACTTCCGCGCCGGCGAGGACATGGAAGGCCGCGAGCGGCCGCGCCATCGCTTCGAGGGCGGGGTGATCCCCGAGCACATCCGCGAGATGGGCATCGAGCTGAAGAAGGGCTTCTCCAAGCTCACCGACCTCTTCACCCGTCTGACCGAACTGCTCAAGGAGGCCATGGACGGGGAGGGCAGCGTCGGCATCGCCAGCCACCAGGCCGAAGAGTGGTACCCACTGTTCGGCAGCCTGCTGTCCCGCGCCCAGGGCAACTGGGAACTGTGGACCGCCTTCACCAGCGAGGACCCGGAAGACAGCCCGCCCATGGCGCGCTGGCTGACCCTCGCCGAGAGCGGCACCTTCTACGACATCGAGGCCAACGCCAGCCCGATCCTCGCCGCCGAGACCCTGCGCCGCAACCTGTGGAACGTCGCCTACGGCGTGCTGGTGACCTCCGCGACGCTCACCGCCCTGGGCACCTTCGACCGCTACCGCATGCGCGCCGGCCTGCCACGCGCGGCCGTCACTGCCGTGGTGCCGAGCCCGTTCCACCATGCCGACGCCGGCGTGCTGCGCGTGCCCGACCTCAAGGCCGATCCGCGTGATGCTGCGGCTCACACCGCGGCGATCATCCGCGAGCTGCCGGAGATAGTCGAAGGTTCGCGCGGCTCGCTGATCCTGTTCTCCTCGCGCAAGCAGATGCAGGAGGTCTTCGACGGCCTGGATCGCGACTGGCGCAAGCGCGTGCTGATCCAGGGCAACCTGTCCAAGCAGGAAACCCTGAACAAGCACCGCTCCCGCGTGGACGATGGCGAGCCGAGCGTGCTGTTCGGCCTGGCGAGCTTCTCCGAAGGCGTGGACCTGCCCGGCGCCTATTGCGAGCACGTGGTGATCGCCAAGATTCCATTCGCCGTGCCGGACGATCCGGTGGAAGCGGCGCTGTCGGAATGGATCGAGGCGCGCGGCGGCAATCCCTTCATGGAGATCGCCGTGCCCGACGCCTCGCTGCGCCTGGTGCAGGCCTGCGGCCGGCTGCTGCGGACCGAGCAGGACCGCGGCACCATCACGCTGCTGGACCGTCGCGTCGTGACGCAGCGCTACGGCAAGGCCATTCTTAATGCATTGCCGCCGTTCCGCCGCGAAATTGCTTGA
- a CDS encoding trimeric intracellular cation channel family protein, whose product MLLTVLYIIAITAEAMTGALSAGRRSMDLFGVVLVACVTALGGGSVRDMLLGHYPLTWVRHPEYLALTAGAALVTVFIAPLMRHLRSMFLALDAVGLVAFTLIGCQVSLEMGHSLLIAAVSGVITGVFGGILRDIFCNDVPLIFRRELYASVSFASAWCYLICLQIDLPKEQAMLITLFAGFLFRMLAIRFRWEMPKFVYKDDPHQGD is encoded by the coding sequence ATGCTGCTGACCGTTCTCTACATCATCGCCATCACCGCCGAAGCCATGACCGGCGCGCTGTCCGCCGGCCGGCGCAGCATGGACCTGTTCGGCGTGGTGCTGGTGGCCTGCGTCACCGCCCTGGGCGGCGGCTCGGTGCGCGACATGCTGCTGGGCCATTACCCGCTGACCTGGGTGCGCCACCCGGAGTACCTGGCGCTCACCGCTGGCGCCGCACTGGTCACCGTGTTCATCGCCCCGCTGATGCGCCACCTGCGCTCGATGTTCCTCGCGCTCGACGCCGTGGGCCTGGTGGCCTTCACCCTGATCGGTTGCCAGGTCAGCCTGGAGATGGGCCACAGCCTGCTGATCGCTGCCGTGAGCGGCGTGATCACCGGGGTCTTCGGCGGCATCCTGCGGGACATCTTCTGCAACGACGTACCGCTGATCTTCCGCCGCGAGCTATACGCCAGCGTGTCCTTCGCCAGCGCCTGGTGCTACCTGATCTGCCTGCAGATCGACCTGCCCAAGGAGCAGGCCATGCTGATCACCCTGTTCGCCGGCTTCCTGTTCCGCATGCTGGCGATCCGCTTCCGCTGGGAAATGCCCAAGTTCGTCTACAAGGACGACCCGCACCAGGGCGACTGA
- a CDS encoding OmpA family protein: MSITRTALPLLLVSTLLTGCAGLQKSDWPTCAVVGGVGGAGLGSIESSAWAGWGALIGGVLGASYCWVHGAAEQVAEVPPPAPAPEPAPAPLPKEETIVVRDLHFAFDSSKIDAQDKDKLDTIATRLKGEAASTELNIGGHTDSIGTDAYNQKLSERRANAVSNYLVDAGVPASSIKSVVGYGESQPVADNKTKEGRAENRRVEIKITRQ, encoded by the coding sequence ATGAGCATCACAAGGACCGCTTTACCCCTGCTGCTGGTAAGCACGTTGCTCACCGGTTGCGCAGGGCTGCAGAAGTCCGATTGGCCGACTTGCGCCGTGGTTGGCGGTGTCGGTGGCGCAGGTCTGGGTTCCATCGAAAGCAGCGCCTGGGCCGGTTGGGGAGCCCTGATCGGTGGCGTGCTGGGTGCGTCCTACTGCTGGGTACATGGCGCCGCCGAACAAGTGGCCGAGGTTCCGCCGCCTGCGCCGGCTCCTGAGCCTGCTCCGGCCCCGCTGCCCAAGGAAGAGACCATCGTGGTGCGTGACCTGCACTTCGCCTTCGACTCGTCGAAGATCGATGCGCAGGACAAGGACAAGCTCGACACCATCGCTACCCGCCTGAAAGGCGAGGCCGCGAGCACCGAGCTGAACATCGGCGGCCATACCGACAGCATCGGTACCGACGCCTACAACCAGAAACTGTCCGAGCGCCGCGCCAACGCCGTGTCCAACTACCTGGTCGATGCCGGCGTACCTGCCAGCAGCATCAAGTCGGTGGTCGGTTATGGCGAGAGCCAGCCGGTCGCGGACAACAAGACCAAGGAAGGCCGCGCCGAGAACCGTCGCGTAGAGATCAAGATCACGCGTCAGTAA